Proteins encoded in a region of the Raphanus sativus cultivar WK10039 chromosome 8, ASM80110v3, whole genome shotgun sequence genome:
- the LOC130499128 gene encoding glycine-rich RNA-binding protein 2, mitochondrial-like, which produces MAFCKSLGGLLRQGSVSQTGNVPVQSMIGSLRYMSTKLFVGGLSWGTDDQSLREAFSNFGEVIDSKVIVDRETGRSRGFGFVNFSDESAANAAISEMDGKELNGRNIRVNVANDRPSAPRAYGGGGGYGGGGGYGGGGGGYGGGGDGGGY; this is translated from the exons ATGGCTTTCTGCAAAAGTCTCGGTGGTCTATTGAGGCAAGGTTCGGTTTCTCAGACCGGTAATGTTCCAGTTCAGTCCATGATCGGTTCTCTCCGCTACATGTCTACTAAGCTTTTTGTCGGTG GTCTCTCATGGGGTACTGACGACCAGTCATTGAGGGAGGCTTTTTCCAACTTTGGTGAAGTGATTGACT CTAAGGTCATCGTTGATAGAGAAACCGGGAGGTCGAGGGGTTTTGGATTTGTCAATTTCTCTGATGAGAGTGCTGCTAATGCTGCCATTTCTGAGATGGACGGAAAG gAACTGAATGGACGCAACATCCGAGTGAATGTTGCCAACGATAGACCAAGTGCTCCACGGGCTTATGGAGGAGGCGGTGGctatggaggtggtggtggctacggtggaggtggtggtggctATGGAGGAGGTGGTGATGGAGGCGGTTACTAA